A genomic segment from Nicotiana sylvestris chromosome 1, ASM39365v2, whole genome shotgun sequence encodes:
- the LOC138891203 gene encoding uncharacterized protein, translating to MKPPVLASAILGKPLILYISAQERSVGALLAQENSEEKENSLYYLIRMMTPNELNYSPIEKLCLALVFSIQKLKHYFQSHVVRLVSRANPIKLVMSKPDLSDRLARWYLQFQQFEIVYIPQKAIKGQALADFFVDHPIPDDWELTDELPDEDAMVIEVHPPLKMYFDSATHRKGAGAGVVFITSQGEVLPYSFALTQLCSNNVVEYEALILGLEMAVEMKRLQLQVFGDSQLVVNRLLGSYEVKNPELRSYHDYAKKLMGWLGDVTIQHMPRKENKKADALATLPSSLTLSDQAQVTICQKWVAPLPNKC from the coding sequence atgaagcctccagttcTGGCATCCGCTATACTTGGAAAGCCTTTGATACTATACATTTCAGcacaagaaaggtctgttggagcactattggcccaagaaaatagtgaagaGAAAGAAAATTCCCTTTACTACTTGAtcaggatgatgacaccaaatgagctgaattattcgccaattgaaaagttatgtttggcgctagtcttctcaatccaaaagttgaagcactactttcaatcTCATGTCGTTCGTTTGGTTTCTagagcaaatcccatcaagttagtgatgtcaaaacctgaccttagtgatcgactagcaaggtggtacctccagtttcaacaatttgaaatcgtgtacatccctcaaaaggctataaaaggacaagcattagcGGACTTCTTTGTAGATCACCCTATACCTGATGATTGGGAGCTAACTgacgaactacctgatgaggatgCCATGGTCATCGAAGTTCATCCTCCATTGAAGATGTACTTTGATAGTGCTACACATCGCAAAGGAGCTGGTGCTGGTGTAGTATTTATTACTTCTCAAGGTGAAGTTCTGCCCTACTCTTTTGCGTTGACGCAACTCTGCTCTAACAACGTTGTTGAGTATGAAGCactaatacttgggcttgaaatggctgTCGAAATGAAGaggttgcaattgcaagtctttggtgactctcaGTTAGTGGTCAATCGGCTTTTAGGTAGTTACGAGGTTAAGAACCCTGAACTACGCTcatatcatgattacgctaaaaagttaatggggtggctcggtgatgtgactattcagcatatgccaaggaaagaaaataagaaggcggATGCTTTAGCTACCCTTCCTTCATCTTTAACCTTGTCTGATCAAGCGCAAGTTACTATTTGCCAAAAATGGGTAGCACCGCTGCCAAataagtgttga